Proteins from a single region of Oncorhynchus nerka isolate Pitt River linkage group LG18, Oner_Uvic_2.0, whole genome shotgun sequence:
- the LOC135561868 gene encoding zinc finger and BTB domain-containing protein 18-like produces the protein MANCMVFHTQIASIMEVLANAAVAEICKLVDDDYAVFRLEITQSQKENRALRRKLLEVKVARERAERTMRERVLASRPSSVKILDRYRGIARGEAHLTGCQRSFVKPVGHNTWRDDQPITVDEGSRTSTQHVIVIESEDAKAAGPGVKLERSEGDENPRNSREIQTGVDGASHVATEDPTTTPGQPRTQCSIIEVSGTPNAILKSETDTETLTVTHRLLHTGSDHRSDPERLGLRRMGCPPAPGSEYIPVFPHSQRTVHSHGDSDVLDTGGDDPSCSYATEMDSGNMLLGLETQTDLSRGDWNQYSSSVYSEGCLDKKGEGLVVDEVTVKVEGDIPPTLNPDSHLGDGHTQGRYFLDYRGRLETNPIVTTHSPLHSFRDREPVSTSMGHSDSNGLVPFDQVLNSNDRPRTQAPRGGATSGNSKEKRFLCMFCKKGFSCSQKVEIHQRVHTGEKPYSCPQCHMRFTQAGDLKRHQRVHTGEKPYSCPQCHMRFTQAGSLKRHLKVHTGERPFACTHCGKRFSERTYLRIHHQKNHPTL, from the exons tagcctccatcatggaggtgctagcgaatgccgccgtggcagagatctgtaaactcgtagatgacgactatgcagtgtttcgcttggaaataactcaaagccagaaagaaaatAGGGCATTGCGAAGGAAACTACTGGAAGTTAAGGTGGCCCGGGAGCGCGCAGAGAGGACAATGCGAGAGCGCGTCCTCGCCAGTCGTCCCAGTAGTGTCAAGATCCTCGATCGATACAGAGGAATTGCAAGAG GTGAAGCACATCTAACTGGATGCCAAAGGAGCTTTGTGAAGCCAGTGGGACACAATACATGGAGAGATGACCAGCCAATCACTGTTGATGAGGGGAGTAGAACCTCAACCCAGCATGTTATCGTGATAGAG TCTGAAGATGCAAAGGCTGCAGGTCCTGGGGTCAAGCTAGAGAGATCTGAAGGAGATGAGAACCCACGGAACAGCAGAGAAATCCAGACTGGGGTAGATGGAGCTTCCCATGTAGCCACAGaggaccccaccaccaccccagggCAGCCCAGGACCCAATGTAGTATCATAGAGGTCAGTGGAACGCCGAACGCCATCctcaagtcagagacagacaccGAGACTTTAACTGTAACACACAGGCTCTTACATACAGGATCGGACCACAGATCAGACCCAGAGAGACTGGGGCTGAGGAGAATGGGCTGTCCTCCTGCTCCTGGCTCAGAATATATACCGGTATTTCCCCATAGCCAAAGGACAGTTCATTCCCATGGTGATAGTGATGTGTTAGACACTGGCGGTGATGATCCGTCTTGTTCTTATGCTACAGAGATGGACTCTGGCAACATGCTCTTGGGTTTAGAGACACAGACTGATCTGTCTAGAGGGGACTGgaaccagtacagtagtagtgtatacTCTGAAGGGTGCCTAGATAAGAAAGGGGAGGGTCTGGTCGTAGATGAGGTGACTGTGAAAGTGGAAGGCGACATTCCTCCAACACTGAATCCAGATAGTCACCTAGGAGACGGACACACGCAGGGCAGATATTTCTTAGATTACAGGGGAAGATTAGAGACAAATCCAATTGTCACAACCCACTCCCCTTTACACTCATTCAGGGATCGTGAGCCAGTGTCCACCTCAATGGGGCATTCCGATTCAAATGGCCTCGTCCCTTTCGATCAGGTATTGAACTCAAACGACAGGCCTAGAACCCAGGCTCCGCGAGGGGGAGCAACATCAGGCAATAGTAAAGAGAAACGGTTCCTTTGCATGTTCTGTAAGAAAGGCTTCAGCTGCTCCCAGaaggtggagatccaccagagagtccacacaggggagaaaccctacagctgcCCCCAGTGTCACATGCGCTTCACCCAGGCTGgtgacctgaagaggcaccagagggtccacacaggcgAGAAACCCTACAGCTGCCCCCAGTGTCACATGCGCTTCACCCAGGCTGGCAGCCTGAAGAGgcacctgaaggtccacacgGGGGAAAGGCCGTTTGCCTGTACGCATTGCgggaagaggttctcagagaggaCCTACCTCAGGATACACCATCAGAAAAACCATCCCACTCTATAA